DNA sequence from the Hyalangium ruber genome:
CTTCACGAAGGGCACCATGCCCGCCGTGGAGGCGTGGGCGCGGTGCGCCGTGCCGAACGCGTCATTGACGTACACGTCCGCCAACGCCGCCAGCTCGCGCGCGAAGGCCTCGTCGTTGGCCTCCTCCTCCTTGTGGAAGCGCAGGTTCTCCAGCACCAGCACCTGCCCGTCCTTCAGCTCCTTCACCTGCTTCTTCACCCCGTCACCCACGCAGTCATCCGCCAGGATGACCTCGTGCTTGGGGCCCAGCAGGTCCGCCAGCCGCGAGGCGGCCGGCTCCAGCGACAGCTTCGGGTCGGGCCCCTTGGGGCGCCCGAGGTGGGAGGCCAGGATGACCTTGCCACCCATCTCCAGCGCGCGGCGGATGGTCGGCAGCGCCTCTCGGATGCGGGTGTCGTCCGTGACGCGCTTTCCCTCCAGCGGGACGTTGAAGTCCACGCGGATGAAGACGCGCTTGCCGGTCATCTGCAGGTCATCGATGTAGCGGATCATCTCGGTCTCCCTCTCGGTACGCCCTGTCGGTGTGGCCCGCGACTAGAAGCCCTTGGACGCCAGGAACTTGCTGGTGTCCACCATGCGGTTGGAGAAGCCCCACTCGTTGTCGTACCAGGCCATCACCTTCACCAGGTTGTCACCCATGACGTAGGCGTTGGTGGCGTCGAAGATCGCCGAGTGCGGGTTGCCGTTGTAGTCCACCGACACCGTCTGCTCGTCGCTGAACTGCATGATGCCCTTGAGCGAGCCCTCGGAGGCCTTGCGGAACGCGTCGATCACCGCCTCCTGCGTGGTCGTCTTGCTCGTCACCACCGTCAGGTCCACCAGAGACACGTTCGGGGTCGGCACGCGGATGGACACGCCGTGCATCTTGCCCTTGAGCGACGGCAGCACCTCGCCGATCGCCTTCGCCGCACCGGTGCTGGTGGGGATCATCGACAGGGCGGCGGCGCGGGCGCGGCGCATGTCCTCGTGCGACAGGTCCAGCACGCGCTGGTCGTTGGTGTAGCTGTGCACCGTCGTCATCAGGCCCTTCTCGATGCCGAAGGTGTCCAGCAGCGTCTTGGCCACCGGCGCCAGACAGTTGGTGGTGCAGGAGGCGTTGGACAGGATGTGGTGCTTCTTCGGGTCGTACTGGTCGTGGTTGATGCCGTAGGCGATCGTCAGGTCCGGGCCCTTGGCCGGCGCGGAGACGATGACCTTCTTGGCGCCCGCGGCCAGGTGCTTCTCCGCACCCTCGCGCGCCGTGAAGCGGCCCGTGCACTCCAGCACGATGTCCGCCGTCATGGACTTCCAGGGCAGCACCGAGGGGTCCTTCTCCGCGGTGACCGCGATGGTGTGCCCGTCGATGATGATGGCCTTGTCCTGCGCCTTCACCTCGCCCGGCCACGTGCGGTGTACCGAGTCGTACTTGAACAGGTGGGCCAGCGCCGTGGGCTTGTCGAGATCGTTGATGGCGACGACCTCGAGGTCCTTCTCCTTGCGGCTGAGAATCGCGCGAAGGACACAACGTCCGATGCGGCCGAAGCCGTTGATGGCGATCTTCGTGGCCATGGTCTGTCAGTCTCCTTGAGGTGGGCGTCGTGCCCACGTAGCGGGTAAAGGGCGGCCGACCGTAGGCACGCGCCGCACCCGAGTCAACGCTTGGAAAGCGGTGCGCGCCCGCGAGGCCGCCGGAGCTGAACAGTAACGAGCAGCACCAGCCACGTCACGGCCGTTGAACCGGCGCCCGCTCCACATCCGCAGCCCGACTCTCCCTGCTCGTAGAACTGAGGTAGTTGCTCCACCACATAAGTCACGGGAGGCGGCGGAGGCGGCGGGGGGTCCGGCGGCCGCAGGTCATTGCCCGTGGCGGCGGTCCACTGGTTGGCGGGCCCCGGATCCGGCGGCGGAGGCTCGTCCCCCGGAGCGCTGGGAGCCGCGGCGAGCAGGCCCGCGCGCGCCAGGAAGGTGCCCAGCACGTACTCGCGCCGCAGCGGGCTGACGACTCCCTCCAGGGGCACGGTCAGGAAGAGCACCTGGCCTCCCGGAGCCGAGGAGACTCCGGCGGACAGCTCCGTACCGGTGTAGCGCAGCACGGAGGTGGCCCCGGCCGCCGGGGCGAGGACATCCGGCGAGCCCACCGCGAGCCCTCCTCTTGTCCCATCCTCCAGCACCAGCCCCGTGGCGGCCTCGAGCCAGTCGCCTGGCTGGCCCTCCACGAGGAGCGAGGACGTGCCGTTGCCCACCGCCGCGCGGAGGATGTTGGCGAGGAACGCTTGATCGTCCGTGTCTCCAGCCGCGAGCCGAGAGGCCACGTTGCTGCCAGAGAAGAGCAGGTGCCCTCCCCCGGTGACGAAGGTGGTCAGCGCGACCTGCTCCGCGCGGGTCGGCCCCGCTCCGCCCACACCTCCGCGGCCAGTGAACCAATCGATCAGCCCATAGCCCGTGAAGCTCGCCAGCCCGGCGGCGATCGCCTCGCTCGTCGCGCTGTCGAAGGCCACCTCGTGACGGGCCACCGCGGCCCCATGACGGCGCACCGAGGAGCCGTCGTTCATGGCCTCCAGCAGAACGCGATGCGGAGTGCCGAGATCGAAGCGCGCCAGGTCCTCTCGGAGGTTCATGGTCGCGTCCAGCCGGTCGAAGGCGTTGACGATGAGCACCTGCGGCGCCGTGCCCACCCGCGCCCCCACCGTGTCCGAGGGGAAGGACTCGCCGCCCGCGTTGAGCGCCGCCACGCGGAAGTAGCGCGTGGTGCCCGTGGCCAGCGGGAAGTTGAGCGACGTGTCGGCCGTCTCGGTGCCCTCGTCCCAGCTCAGCCCATCCTCGCTCTGGTAGACGCGATAGGAGGTGGCCGCGTGGCCTCCCAGGTCAATGGCGTCCGTCGCGGGCGCCGCCCAGCGCACCTCCACTCCGCCCGCCACGTTGCGCGCGGCGACGGCGGAGGGTGGCTCCGGAGGCAGATGCACCTCCTGGCCATCCC
Encoded proteins:
- the gap gene encoding type I glyceraldehyde-3-phosphate dehydrogenase; this translates as MATKIAINGFGRIGRCVLRAILSRKEKDLEVVAINDLDKPTALAHLFKYDSVHRTWPGEVKAQDKAIIIDGHTIAVTAEKDPSVLPWKSMTADIVLECTGRFTAREGAEKHLAAGAKKVIVSAPAKGPDLTIAYGINHDQYDPKKHHILSNASCTTNCLAPVAKTLLDTFGIEKGLMTTVHSYTNDQRVLDLSHEDMRRARAAALSMIPTSTGAAKAIGEVLPSLKGKMHGVSIRVPTPNVSLVDLTVVTSKTTTQEAVIDAFRKASEGSLKGIMQFSDEQTVSVDYNGNPHSAIFDATNAYVMGDNLVKVMAWYDNEWGFSNRMVDTSKFLASKGF